One Alnus glutinosa chromosome 3, dhAlnGlut1.1, whole genome shotgun sequence genomic region harbors:
- the LOC133862699 gene encoding F-box protein At4g00755-like — protein sequence MEARMDLFDKLGPDLSSEILTYLEDPSDLVRASFVSRSWRHCVIANGLWKQFCLRMFPQLSRVARVIELNNGSEKEPVEVGSSYQMEWESLKRDDRVYALLARYCTSFLVGNCISQALSASSTDNYPEESIENTLEPADIVERRGSYWSSKGQSNPAIPETLIYKLASELCVVTEINIRPFQAYFQSGLPIYSARSVRFRMGHPRNLADVGSDLPIDSCPGSADDKFVWTYTSQEFPMAQEFELQKFKLPEPVLCVGGILQIELLGRVQRQEMDGLFYICVSYVQVVGRSLSPAFGVEILEPSGKFVLKNDMKHKLHTHPSLPEDEPGEISADRLQRRLRDLQHIVNLLQGNVVDVEYEFGEEENAAWDADDL from the exons ATGGAAGCTCGTATGGATTTATTTGATAAGCTTGGCCCCGACCTGTCTTCGGAGATTCTAACTTATTTGGAGGATCCGTCTGATCTTGTCCGTGCTAGTTTCGTCTCACGGTCTTGGCGACATTGTG TAATTGCAAATGGTCTTTGGAAGCAGTTCTGCTTGCGAATGTTTCCTCAGTTATCTAGAGTTGCTCGTGTTATTGAATTGAACAATGGCAGCGAAAAAGAGCCTGTTGAAGTCGGATCTAGCTATCAAATGGAATGGGAATCTTTGAAAAGGGATGATAGGGTCTATGCTCTTTTAGCTCGATATTGTACATCATTTCTTGTTGGGAATTGCATTTCACAAGCACTTAGTGCATCTAGCACTGATAATTATCCAGAGGAAAGCATTGAAAATACTCTGGAACCAGCAGATATTGTTGAACGGAGGGGTTCGTACTGGTCAAGTAAAGGACAAAGTAATCCTGCGATACCCGAGACACTAATATACAAGTTGGCAAGTGAGTTGTGTGTTGTTACTGAGATCAATATACGCCCTTTCCAAG CTTACTTTCAATCGGGTTTACCTATATATTCGGCTAGATCTGTGCGATTTCGAATGGGTCATCCCAGAAACCTTGCGGATGTAGGGAGTGATCTCCCTATTGACTCATGTCCTGGTTCTGCTGATGACAAGTTCGTATGGACCTACACTTCGCAAGAATTTCCAATGGCTCAG GAATTCGAGTTGCAGAAGTTCAAGCTTCCAGAACCTGTACTTTGTGTGGGTGGAATTTTGCAGATTGAGTTACTGGGTAGAGTTCAGAGACAAGAAATGGATGGCCTATTCTATATATG CGTATCTTATGTTCAAGTTGTGGGGCGGTCCTTATCACCAGCATTTGGTGTAGAAATTCTTGAACCATCTGGGAAGTTTGTCTTGAAGAATGACATGAAGCACAAGCTTCATACCCACCCGAGCTTACCTGAGGATGAGCCCGGTGAAATCTCTGCTGATCGCTTGCAGAGACGTCTCAGGGATTTGCAGCATATTGTGAATCTGTTGCAGGGAAATGTGGTAGATGTTGAATATGAATTTGGTGAAGAGGAAAACGCAGCATGGGACGCAGATGATCTCTGA